In the genome of Solibacillus silvestris, one region contains:
- a CDS encoding protoporphyrinogen oxidase (catalyzes the formation of protoporphyrin IX from protoporphyrinogen IX), with translation MMRVTLKRKKVVIVGGGITGLTTAYYLQQKTKAHNLPIDIVLIEASLRLGGKIHTVRQNGYIIERGPESFFDTGSSVRKLARDLNIEHEMIQNNYGRTFIAVGSKLHQIPSNILLGGSPKILPFMTSNVLSLMGKFRAAGDLLLPKLPHAADEPISEFFNRRFGKEVVENLVEPVLAGTFAGDVDHLSMQSMFPQFYQLEKEYRSLLLGMKKTGKGIYALVDTPGELHYESFENGLESLIESLEKALTDVTILKGLKVNSIEKNNDDTHLVELNDGTSIQADKIVVTTPFNVTKKIFPDSTTMLKVPDMNYATIATVTMAFEKGSMQKYEDALNFFVSRNSHFAITSCTWSHRKWDNVSPDGQELLRVYIGRVGDESIVELPDSEIEKIVLQDLERAVGLNAQPLLTTVARWKEAMPQYTIGHELRMSTMKEQFYQEFPNVLLTGSSYEGISIPDCVLQGRNTAEQLLSQFAESKVAM, from the coding sequence ATGATGAGGGTGACTTTAAAAAGGAAGAAGGTTGTTATCGTTGGCGGTGGGATCACTGGTTTAACGACGGCATACTATTTACAGCAAAAAACGAAGGCGCATAATTTACCGATAGATATCGTGTTGATCGAAGCGTCACTACGTTTAGGTGGTAAAATCCATACTGTACGTCAAAATGGATATATTATCGAACGTGGGCCTGAATCGTTTTTTGATACAGGTAGCAGTGTCCGAAAGTTGGCACGTGATTTAAATATCGAACATGAGATGATTCAAAATAATTATGGTCGAACATTTATCGCAGTTGGTAGCAAGTTACACCAAATTCCGAGTAATATTCTGCTCGGAGGGTCACCTAAAATCCTCCCGTTTATGACATCGAATGTTCTATCTTTAATGGGGAAATTCCGTGCAGCAGGAGATTTGTTGTTGCCGAAATTACCGCATGCTGCAGACGAACCGATTAGTGAATTTTTCAATCGGCGCTTTGGTAAAGAAGTGGTCGAAAATTTAGTTGAGCCGGTGTTGGCGGGTACTTTTGCAGGTGATGTCGACCATCTTAGCATGCAATCGATGTTCCCGCAGTTTTATCAGTTGGAAAAAGAATATCGCAGTTTATTGCTCGGTATGAAAAAAACCGGAAAAGGTATTTACGCACTCGTGGATACTCCAGGTGAGCTACATTACGAATCATTTGAAAATGGATTGGAATCCTTAATTGAATCATTGGAAAAAGCTTTAACCGATGTAACGATTTTAAAAGGATTGAAAGTGAATTCCATTGAAAAAAATAATGATGATACCCATCTTGTAGAATTGAATGATGGGACGTCGATTCAAGCAGATAAAATCGTCGTGACGACACCGTTTAATGTAACGAAAAAAATCTTCCCGGACTCAACGACAATGCTGAAAGTTCCGGATATGAATTATGCCACAATTGCCACCGTTACGATGGCATTTGAAAAAGGTTCAATGCAGAAATATGAAGATGCACTTAATTTCTTCGTTTCACGCAATAGTCATTTTGCAATTACAAGCTGTACGTGGAGTCACCGGAAATGGGATAATGTGTCACCGGATGGCCAGGAACTCCTTAGAGTGTACATTGGCCGTGTAGGGGACGAATCGATTGTAGAGCTGCCCGACAGTGAAATTGAAAAAATTGTATTGCAAGATTTAGAGCGGGCAGTGGGATTGAATGCCCAGCCGCTACTGACAACAGTTGCCCGCTGGAAAGAAGCAATGCCTCAATATACAATTGGTCATGAATTGCGCATGTCTACTATGAAAGAACAATTTTATCAAGAGTTTCCGAATGTCTTATTAACAGGAAGCTCCTATGAGGGAATTAGTATTCCAGACTGTGTATTGCAAGGGAGAAATACTGCCGAGCAATTACTTAGCCAGTTTGCCGAGTCAAAAGTAGCAATGTAA
- a CDS encoding ferrochelatase (protoheme ferro-lyase; catalyzes the insertion of a ferrous ion into protoporphyrin IX to form protoheme; involved in protoheme biosynthesis; in some organisms this protein is membrane-associated while in others it is cytosolic) codes for MKEVRGLLVMAYGTPYKEEDIERYYTHIRHGRKPSQEHLDDLTERYRAIGGISPLAKMTEAQAHALCARLNEVQDEVEYKVFIGLKHIEPFVEDAVEAMVKEGITEAVSIVLAPHFSTFSIKSYNGRAKEAAEKLGGTLNITSVEAWYDEPKFIEFWKDAVNGELAKMTEEERANACLIVSNHSLPEKIKLAGDPYEEQLVETARLIEEASDIVNVEVGWQSAGQTPEPWLGPDVQDLTKELFEQKGYKAFIYTPVGFVTEHLEVLYDNDIECKVVCDEIGASYYRPTMPNTHPLFIDAMVDAINKKLAE; via the coding sequence ATGAAAGAAGTACGCGGTTTATTAGTGATGGCTTATGGTACGCCATATAAAGAAGAAGATATTGAACGTTATTACACACATATTCGTCATGGCCGTAAACCAAGCCAGGAACATTTGGACGATTTAACTGAACGTTACCGTGCGATCGGCGGTATTTCTCCGCTTGCGAAAATGACGGAAGCACAAGCCCATGCATTATGTGCGCGTTTAAACGAAGTGCAGGACGAAGTGGAATATAAAGTATTTATCGGCTTAAAGCATATTGAACCATTCGTTGAAGATGCAGTAGAAGCAATGGTGAAAGAAGGTATTACTGAAGCAGTATCGATCGTTTTAGCACCACACTTCTCAACTTTCTCAATTAAATCGTACAATGGACGAGCGAAAGAAGCAGCTGAAAAGTTAGGTGGTACGTTAAATATTACTTCTGTTGAAGCATGGTATGACGAACCGAAGTTTATTGAATTCTGGAAAGATGCCGTGAATGGCGAGCTGGCAAAAATGACAGAAGAAGAGCGCGCAAATGCTTGCTTAATCGTATCAAACCACTCATTGCCGGAAAAAATTAAACTTGCAGGCGATCCGTATGAAGAACAGTTAGTTGAAACAGCACGTTTAATTGAAGAGGCTTCTGATATTGTAAACGTTGAAGTAGGCTGGCAGTCAGCTGGACAAACACCCGAGCCTTGGCTAGGACCGGATGTACAGGATTTAACAAAGGAATTATTTGAGCAAAAAGGTTATAAAGCATTCATCTATACACCAGTAGGATTTGTTACAGAGCATTTAGAAGTGCTCTATGATAATGATATTGAGTGTAAAGTTGTATGTGACGAAATCGGTGCAAGCTATTATCGCCCGACAATGCCAAATACACATCCTTTATTCATTGATGCAATGGTAGATGCTATCAATAAAAAATTAGCGGAATAG
- a CDS encoding uroporphyrinogen decarboxylase, whose translation MMKFNDTLLRAARGEQVEHTPVWFMRQAGRSQPEYREIKEKYSLEEITMQPELCAYVTHLPVEQYNVDAAILYKDIVTPLPGMGIDVKIKAGIGPVISNPIRSAADVENLREFNAQEHTPYVLETIKMLTTEQLNVPLIGFGGAPFTLASYMIEGGPSKNYAKTKSFMVSQPKAWFALMEKLADMIIVDITAQVEAGAKAIQIFDSWVGALNVEDYRIFIKPTMTRIFAELRALNVPLIQFGVGASHLVNEWHDLPVDVVGLDWRLPIREAEARGVTKAVQGNLDPTLLLADWNVIEARAKDIVDQGLAHTGGHIFNLGHGVFPEVDPAVLKRLTTFVHEYSREQIAKRS comes from the coding sequence ATGATGAAATTTAATGACACATTATTACGTGCTGCTCGCGGTGAGCAAGTAGAACATACACCAGTTTGGTTTATGCGCCAGGCAGGCCGTTCACAGCCAGAATATCGTGAAATAAAAGAAAAATATTCATTAGAAGAGATTACAATGCAGCCGGAGTTATGTGCTTATGTAACGCATTTACCTGTTGAGCAATACAATGTAGATGCAGCGATTCTTTATAAAGATATCGTTACCCCTTTACCAGGAATGGGAATTGATGTAAAAATAAAAGCAGGGATTGGTCCGGTTATTTCAAATCCGATCCGTTCAGCTGCTGATGTGGAAAACTTACGTGAGTTCAATGCACAGGAGCATACACCTTACGTGCTAGAGACAATTAAAATGTTAACAACAGAACAGTTAAATGTTCCGTTAATCGGTTTTGGCGGTGCGCCGTTTACGCTAGCGAGCTATATGATTGAAGGCGGCCCAAGCAAAAACTACGCTAAAACTAAATCATTCATGGTTTCGCAGCCAAAAGCATGGTTTGCTTTAATGGAAAAACTGGCTGATATGATTATTGTGGATATTACAGCACAAGTAGAAGCCGGTGCAAAAGCAATCCAAATTTTCGATTCTTGGGTTGGAGCATTGAATGTTGAAGATTACCGTATTTTTATCAAACCGACGATGACACGCATTTTTGCTGAATTGCGCGCATTAAATGTGCCGCTAATCCAGTTTGGTGTAGGTGCATCGCATTTAGTAAATGAATGGCATGACCTGCCAGTCGATGTAGTAGGGTTGGACTGGCGTTTACCGATTCGTGAAGCAGAAGCACGCGGCGTAACAAAAGCGGTACAAGGGAACTTGGATCCTACATTATTACTGGCAGACTGGAACGTAATCGAAGCACGAGCGAAAGATATTGTCGATCAAGGTTTAGCGCATACAGGCGGACATATTTTCAACTTAGGTCACGGCGTCTTCCCGGAAGTAGATCCAGCTGTATTAAAACGACTAACTACATTTGTACACGAATACAGCCGCGAACAAATCGCAAAGCGTTCATAA
- a CDS encoding Target of RNAIII-activating protein, with the protein MNFYVTSGTPDYMENLIAKNPQHPLILLHGNGNSVVLHETENKSIFAVPRKFEIIAQDGQFTQKGYYTFFNMPIMSDERPVFEKKALDVIPALNSNDAVIAYRLLRPIKAETYLFIIQWGGPASYEVWKGSNEYKTSFAPIFEGTTQVLQSMFNSSSYITTYSAASKE; encoded by the coding sequence ATGAATTTTTATGTAACTTCAGGAACACCTGACTATATGGAAAATTTAATTGCAAAAAATCCACAGCACCCTTTAATTTTATTACACGGAAATGGTAATTCAGTGGTGTTGCATGAAACAGAGAACAAATCTATTTTCGCAGTACCCCGCAAGTTTGAAATCATTGCTCAAGATGGACAGTTTACACAAAAGGGCTATTATACTTTTTTCAATATGCCCATTATGTCAGATGAGCGCCCAGTTTTCGAGAAAAAAGCTCTCGATGTCATCCCTGCTTTGAACTCCAATGACGCTGTAATTGCCTATCGTTTACTGCGTCCGATTAAAGCAGAAACCTATTTATTTATTATTCAATGGGGCGGGCCTGCTTCTTATGAAGTTTGGAAAGGCAGCAATGAGTATAAGACTTCATTTGCCCCTATCTTTGAAGGCACGACACAAGTGTTACAGTCGATGTTTAACTCATCATCCTATATTACGACATATAGTGCAGCTTCAAAAGAATAA
- a CDS encoding chromate transporter, giving the protein MKIQIQLFKAFFVSGILGFGGGPTIIPLLHKEVVEKYKLMTDDDFSDVLSIGNTLPGPIATKMAGYIGYRIGGFLGLINALFASVMPTVLLIILLLNSLNQFSNSDFINNMSNGVIPIVTVMMGIYAFDFLKKSHKALGLKISAIIFVFSFITIVVFDLHPGIIIGSLLILALALPNKGGKEQ; this is encoded by the coding sequence GTGAAAATACAAATTCAGTTGTTTAAAGCTTTCTTTGTTTCAGGAATTCTTGGATTCGGGGGAGGTCCGACAATCATTCCATTGCTTCATAAAGAAGTGGTTGAAAAATATAAACTTATGACAGATGATGATTTTTCTGATGTGTTATCGATTGGAAACACATTGCCTGGTCCAATTGCGACAAAGATGGCAGGCTACATTGGTTACCGTATAGGCGGTTTTCTCGGATTAATTAACGCTCTGTTCGCTTCGGTTATGCCTACTGTACTATTAATTATTTTATTATTAAATTCATTAAACCAATTCAGTAACTCTGACTTTATCAACAACATGTCTAATGGCGTCATACCCATTGTGACAGTGATGATGGGGATTTATGCATTTGACTTTTTAAAGAAATCGCATAAAGCTTTAGGTCTAAAAATCAGCGCAATTATTTTCGTGTTCAGTTTTATAACGATTGTTGTATTCGATCTCCACCCTGGGATTATCATCGGTTCCCTCTTAATATTGGCGCTGGCATTGCCTAATAAAGGAGGAAAAGAACAATGA